Proteins encoded within one genomic window of Edaphobacter lichenicola:
- a CDS encoding B-box zinc finger protein: MTCANHPERERIAFCQNCGKPLCQECTRTVGSAVFCEPCLAAKLAGTPPPPGAASDARQPGAPADTVWQSGAGMPSGWQPPAGPNPGLAALLGFIPGVGAMYNGQYAKGVVHLVVFAILVSLADNHGIFGLFIAGWVCYQVIEAYHTAKARRDGTPLPNPFGLNDLGERLGFGKSWPGVSHSGPAAPFVPQGTAPTSDTPNSPPSSAYTAPPAGYPPQYPPQQPSAAAWGSPWENYAPPPVSPIPPYGAPAYPVDPNLPIPRNRFPAGALWLIGLGCIFLVGNAGLFHHFPIHRIIPFFLIGLGVWLFVHKMTGTGNGLSDDGTPAYQYRLFSALRGSIWVILVGVLFLLDSFDILSWSHSWSLFLIVAGLMAVFQRTSFNSAAAVTHPYGVPPASPVATPPPATPSTSIVPSNQHDQEGS, encoded by the coding sequence ATGACTTGCGCAAACCATCCTGAACGTGAACGTATTGCTTTTTGCCAGAACTGCGGCAAACCACTCTGCCAGGAGTGCACCCGCACCGTCGGCTCTGCTGTCTTCTGCGAACCCTGCCTCGCCGCAAAACTTGCGGGAACTCCGCCGCCTCCTGGAGCGGCTTCCGACGCACGTCAGCCCGGCGCCCCTGCCGACACTGTCTGGCAATCGGGAGCAGGAATGCCTTCCGGTTGGCAACCTCCGGCTGGCCCCAACCCCGGCCTCGCCGCTCTCTTAGGCTTTATCCCCGGTGTCGGCGCGATGTACAACGGCCAGTACGCCAAGGGCGTCGTCCACCTGGTCGTCTTCGCGATCCTCGTCAGCCTCGCCGACAACCACGGTATCTTCGGCCTCTTCATCGCCGGCTGGGTCTGCTACCAGGTCATCGAGGCCTACCACACCGCCAAGGCCCGCCGCGACGGCACCCCGCTCCCCAATCCCTTCGGCCTGAACGATCTCGGCGAACGCCTGGGCTTCGGAAAGTCCTGGCCCGGCGTCAGCCACTCCGGCCCGGCAGCCCCCTTCGTTCCCCAGGGAACCGCACCCACATCAGACACCCCCAACTCCCCACCGAGCAGCGCCTATACGGCCCCGCCTGCAGGCTATCCGCCACAGTATCCGCCTCAGCAGCCGTCCGCTGCCGCCTGGGGATCCCCCTGGGAGAACTACGCCCCCCCACCCGTTTCCCCGATCCCGCCCTACGGCGCGCCAGCCTACCCGGTCGATCCCAACCTCCCCATACCGCGTAACCGCTTCCCCGCCGGCGCCCTCTGGCTGATCGGCCTTGGCTGCATCTTCCTGGTAGGCAATGCGGGCCTCTTCCATCACTTTCCCATCCACCGCATTATTCCCTTCTTCCTGATCGGACTCGGCGTCTGGCTCTTCGTTCACAAGATGACCGGCACCGGCAACGGCCTCTCAGACGACGGCACCCCTGCCTACCAATACCGCCTCTTCAGCGCACTGCGCGGCTCCATCTGGGTCATTCTCGTCGGCGTCCTCTTCCTGCTCGACTCCTTCGACATCCTCTCCTGGTCCCACAGCTGGTCGCTCTTCCTCATCGTCGCCGGTCTCATGGCAGTCTTTCAGCGCACCTCCTTCAACTCCGCCGCAGCCGTAACCCACCCTTACGGGGTTCCTCCGGCTTCCCCGGTCGCTACGCCCCCACCAGCCACTCCCAGCACCAGCATCGTTCCCTCCAACCAGCACGATCAGGAAGGGAGCTAG
- a CDS encoding DUF4097 family beta strand repeat-containing protein, with protein MGSYPPPPYPPPPGPPYGGDWKYQRRVLKEQARAQRDMARAQRDAYRYQARSLRRSSILGPLLLITIGILFLLVQTGRVEAHRLWDWYARFWPILLVGAGIVMLLEWAYDQYIQSDDTQPRYRRRLGGGVFTLLLILGITGIVFSSVRNGNGHSYMLNGLNLNQDNLDEFLGDKHESDQVLSQSFPANSGFTVDNPRGDISISGTSDDNQIHISVHKQVYTRSDSDADSKAQKLSPTLTSTGDSLALSVPAIDGTRADLTISLPATAPLIVTANHGDVHVSALKAPLQVTANHGNIELTGITGVVITHVNNSDSDLSAHSVSGPLTIQGRGHDTTLSDLSGPVTMSGDFFGTTHFERIRGPIKFHTSRTDLQFARLDGEIDISHSDISASEAVGPLTLTAGNRNVTLDRIAGDVTVTNRNGSVDLTSAPPLGNVTVENRNGSVNLTLPEQAGFAYQLDATNGDIESDFSDIKIPDGGLQKKTVSGTSGKGGPLFHISTSQGDISLKKGSIMPLPPLPPMPPKITVLPPDARQAIQDAKQEARNAVREAKQEADAAKREAKQAADEAKRDAKQQNQ; from the coding sequence ATGGGAAGCTATCCTCCTCCACCCTATCCGCCACCGCCCGGCCCTCCCTACGGCGGCGACTGGAAGTATCAACGCCGCGTCCTCAAAGAGCAGGCCCGCGCCCAGCGCGACATGGCCCGAGCCCAGCGTGACGCCTACCGCTACCAGGCCCGCAGTCTTCGCCGCAGCTCCATCCTCGGGCCTCTGCTCCTGATCACCATCGGCATCCTCTTTCTACTGGTGCAGACCGGCCGCGTCGAAGCTCACCGCCTCTGGGACTGGTACGCCCGCTTCTGGCCCATCCTGCTCGTAGGCGCCGGCATCGTCATGCTCCTCGAGTGGGCCTACGACCAATACATCCAATCCGATGACACCCAGCCACGTTATCGTCGCCGTCTCGGCGGTGGCGTCTTCACCCTGCTCCTGATCCTGGGCATCACCGGCATCGTCTTCAGCAGCGTCAGAAATGGTAACGGCCACAGTTACATGCTCAACGGCCTCAACCTCAACCAGGACAACCTCGACGAATTTCTCGGCGACAAACACGAGAGCGACCAGGTACTCTCGCAATCCTTCCCCGCCAACAGCGGCTTCACCGTCGACAACCCTCGCGGCGACATCTCCATCTCTGGCACCAGCGACGACAACCAGATCCACATCTCCGTCCACAAACAGGTCTACACCCGGTCCGACTCGGACGCCGACAGCAAAGCGCAAAAGCTCAGCCCGACCCTGACCAGCACAGGAGACAGCCTGGCGCTCTCCGTTCCAGCCATCGACGGCACCCGCGCCGACCTCACCATTAGCCTGCCCGCAACGGCACCGCTGATCGTCACGGCCAACCACGGCGACGTGCACGTCAGTGCACTCAAGGCTCCGCTTCAGGTTACGGCCAACCACGGCAACATCGAGCTCACCGGCATCACCGGGGTCGTCATCACTCACGTCAACAACAGCGACTCCGATCTCTCCGCACACAGCGTCTCCGGCCCCCTCACCATTCAGGGCCGCGGCCACGACACAACTCTCTCCGACCTCTCTGGCCCAGTCACCATGAGCGGAGACTTCTTCGGAACCACCCACTTCGAGCGCATCCGCGGCCCTATCAAATTCCATACCAGCCGCACCGACCTTCAGTTCGCCCGTCTCGATGGCGAGATCGATATCAGCCACTCCGACATCTCCGCCAGCGAGGCCGTCGGTCCCTTGACCCTCACCGCAGGCAATCGAAACGTCACCCTCGACCGAATCGCCGGAGACGTCACCGTAACCAACCGCAACGGCTCGGTCGATCTCACCAGCGCGCCTCCTCTCGGCAATGTCACCGTCGAGAATCGCAACGGCTCGGTCAACCTCACCCTGCCGGAACAGGCAGGTTTTGCCTACCAGCTCGACGCCACCAACGGAGACATAGAAAGCGACTTCTCCGACATCAAGATTCCTGACGGCGGACTCCAAAAGAAGACTGTTAGCGGCACCTCAGGCAAAGGCGGTCCGCTCTTTCACATCTCCACAAGCCAGGGCGACATCTCCCTGAAGAAGGGGAGCATCATGCCACTGCCTCCGCTGCCTCCCATGCCGCCCAAGATCACCGTTCTACCCCCAGATGCGCGTCAGGCTATCCAGGACGCGAAGCAGGAGGCGCGTAACGCCGTCCGCGAAGCAAAGCAGGAAGCAGACGCGGCGAAACGTGAAGCCAAACAAGCTGCCGACGAGGCCAAACGCGACGCCAAACAGCAGAACCAATAA
- a CDS encoding SAM hydrolase/SAM-dependent halogenase family protein yields MRRLDLFKRICVLLFAAGLFWTSFVREASAQSGSAATDGTALRTIGFMTDFDVKDDAVGICKAVMNGVAPGVQIIDITHQATPYDIAQGARFLAGSSPYFPKDAVFVVVIDPTVGSTRRAIIAHSRLGQYFVLPDNGLLTLIQDRDGIDGVRQITNPEWMIGAKTSSTFHGRDIFSPAGAHLARGDDWTKAGPAVEVASLVRLNLRSAVVDASGLHGEVIGTDGPFGNLVLNVLAETFAKLGYHVGDVVPVQVGDHLYQLPFVKTFSDVAVGKPLAYIDSRGRLSLGINQNSFADTYGVRASTPISIAAKR; encoded by the coding sequence GTGAGACGACTCGATTTGTTCAAGAGGATTTGTGTTTTGTTGTTTGCGGCTGGTCTTTTCTGGACGAGTTTTGTCCGCGAGGCTTCGGCACAGAGCGGCTCCGCTGCAACGGATGGAACTGCGCTGCGGACGATTGGTTTCATGACCGACTTCGATGTGAAGGACGATGCTGTTGGAATCTGCAAGGCGGTGATGAATGGAGTTGCGCCTGGGGTACAGATCATCGACATCACGCATCAGGCGACGCCGTACGACATTGCCCAGGGTGCGCGATTTCTGGCAGGATCTTCGCCATACTTCCCTAAGGATGCGGTCTTTGTTGTAGTCATCGATCCTACGGTGGGAAGTACGCGCAGGGCCATCATTGCTCATTCCAGGCTGGGGCAGTATTTTGTGTTGCCGGATAACGGCCTGCTGACCTTAATTCAGGATAGGGATGGAATTGACGGAGTGAGACAGATCACCAATCCGGAGTGGATGATCGGGGCGAAGACCTCTTCTACCTTTCATGGCAGAGATATCTTTTCTCCGGCGGGTGCGCATCTTGCGCGGGGCGATGACTGGACTAAAGCAGGGCCTGCGGTGGAGGTGGCGAGTCTGGTAAGGCTCAACCTTCGCAGCGCGGTGGTGGATGCGTCAGGCCTGCATGGTGAGGTGATCGGGACCGACGGGCCGTTTGGAAACCTTGTGCTGAACGTGCTGGCTGAGACGTTTGCGAAGCTCGGGTATCACGTGGGGGATGTAGTTCCGGTGCAGGTGGGGGACCATCTTTACCAGCTGCCGTTTGTGAAGACCTTCAGCGATGTGGCGGTTGGAAAGCCTCTGGCTTACATTGACTCGCGCGGCCGGTTGAGCCTTGGGATCAATCAAAACAGCTTTGCCGATACCTATGGAGTTCGGGCGTCGACTCCAATTTCAATTGCGGCGAAGAGATGA